TCGTGGTGGCGACAAACACGGCCATATGCGTGACGATCACCTACTGGGGCGGCATCTACGACTCCAGGATCCACAATCCGGATCCGCTAAACATGATGCAGCACCTCTGCAACAGTATCCTGATGCTGATCGACTTCTGTGTGACCAGCATCCCGTTCAGACTGAGGAACATTTGGTGGTGTTTGATGATAGTGTGTCTCTACGTCTTATTCTCGTTAATTTATTATCTGGCCGGCGGTTTGGACAGGTTCGGGCAGCATTTCATTTATAGGATACTCGACTGGAAGAAACCGCTGCCGACCATACTGCTCTGTATAGGTGAGGCGGTCTTCGTCGGCGTGATACACTCGTCATTTTGCTTTCTGGAAAGAGTCAAGTATCAAGTATACACGAAAATCGGCGGGAATTCGATAGACGCGTCGCAGCTACCTGGCGCTCAGAAGCAGGCGGAAGTTGTATAAGATTTAACGACCTCTGTAGGTTATGTTCTACGGCAGCGCGGTCCCCGATAAGAAGTATTAACGCGTTCCATGCTAGATCAATTTTTTGTTACTCCGCCATGTTGGAACCATGTGGTTCTTACAAGCCTTGCGTTGTTAAAATTCACTAGCTTTGCTTGCGATACGTGTGTCACGATATTTATGATACTGAGAAGGCCCTAATCAAAGCAGTGCATGCTTAAGCGTCCGCAGACGGGACCGAACGCGGACGCTTAAGTGGGGAGGTGCCTTAAAAACTCCCTCTTAGAAAATGGTACGATGAAATATCGATTGGGAGGGACATATTTGACCGCCTCACCCGACTATACCTTCGCAACACCTAACACTCGAACGGAATTGTTCAAAATGTGGCACGGAACGCGTTCAAGACAGCAGCTCGGAGTATCGTAGCGTATTTTATTGTCTTAGTCGGTTTTGTTCTTTTCTATGGTGGAGTACATGCGAGTAGGGCCTAGTCGAGGGAAGCGTGGTTCCCGATTTCATGCTCATTCGATGACCTTTCGTCGTTCCGATGGTAACCGTAGGAATTGCGATTTAAATGGTAATCTGCGCGCGAACGGATTCGCGGCAGCGGCGGCGCGCACGCGCGATAACGGTTCTCGTTCAAAAATTCAAACGTTGCGGGCGACGCGACACGCGAACTAAAACGACGCGGAGGATTCGAATCGGAGAACGATGATTGTTCTAGGCAGATAGAGAACGTGGTAAGGCACTGTGGTTCATAGTTCCATTAGCGTAAATTTTAGCGATCAATGTCCGAGTGATCCGTATATTAACAAACCAAAAGTAATGCATTCAGAATGTTTCCCGACGCACGCTTGTGGTAGTTTGTACGCGTTTGTAGGTATGGAAGCATTTAATTTCAGTCCATTAGTTTTTTACTCATCGCATTTTATATCAATGTTATAAAAACATTTAGAAAAAACTCCTTTTCTATAACAATAAATCCCATTGTGACGAATACAAAAATGGATAACTCGAATCAAGCGAAGATTTATACGAATGCGTTCCGAATGTACAAGCATtgtgaaaatatttacattatgtATCAAGAATTCGTCTCTTTtgctcactctctttctctcgctctttctttctttctttctttcttcatttACGGCACCGTTTACTGTATATATACACAAGGTTTTAGGAGCACTATATACAGTAGAGGAACAGTGGACAAACATTCTGGAAAAATAGCAacgatttattaataaaataacgATTTGAAGCAATTATGGACTGCTGTATAAATGAATAGTAAAAGGCTAATAAACGAGCCTTTCGATCACAGACCATATTAAAACTTATATCCTACGTTAAAAAATAACAATGATCGGATTTCTGGCGCATGATCCGCAGCCGAACGAGGGACACTAGGGGTGTCGCGTCCATTTTATTCGAGTCCTCGAAGGTTTATAGTACTTTCAGGTGGCACCGAGTCAAGCAGCAGTACCTGGTACTCCGTGCCCACCACGTCGTCCTGATAATACATGGAAGGCAGCTCCTCTGTGAGCAGCAGTCCTTCCTCGAAATCACTGGCGCCCAACACGACGTCAGACGCCCCGACGTCGGAGTCCAACACGGCGCCGTTCGTCTTCAGCTTCCACACGTCCGAAAACGTTAAGTCAGTCCTCGCCGAGCCCTGGTCCTTTCTCACTTGTTGGGCCAACTGGCTTGCAACATTTGCGGACGGCTCGGCGACAGTCTTCGTCGTGGTGGTGAGGGGCGGCGGTTCCGGTTCCGGTAGAGAGCGATCTGCTTCATCGTTAGAGGCGCTGAGGATCACTGCGTCGCAGGGTGCGACCATGATCATTTGATCCGCGGGCTCCGAGACCGAGGGCGCGGTGTACAGAATGTAGTCCATGTTGTAGACCGGGCTCCCGGCAACGGCGTTCGACGATTTATCACATTCTTCGACCGGGGTCCCATGAACTTTCAACATGTGCGCCCTCAGCGTGGCTTTCGTGGTGTACGACTTTGTACAGGTCTCGACTGGACAGTGGTATAGGGTCTTCGGCTGATCCTGCTGAGGCACTGGTTCGACCTTGATCTGATTTTCATTGTTGTTCATCGAACCGTCGTCGACCGGCTCGAGGTTCTCACCGATCGGAGGGTTTATACTGGCTGTGGCCGCGTTCAGTTCTGTCGAGGACTTCCTCCTTGACTTGACCACCGGGTTCATCCTGGAGCTCTGCATGTCCTTGAGCTTGCCGCGTTTCTGCCCGTTCATGGTGGTATCCTGCGAACCGCCGTCGGTCTCCTCTTTGACCTGATGCTTCTTGATGTGGACGTACAAGCTGCTCTTGGCGGAGAACTTCGCGTTGCACAGGAAGCACTGAAAGTATCTGCCCTCCTTGTGGGTCAGTCTGTGCTCCTTGAGGTGCTCAGACCTCATGAAAGCTTTTCCGCATGTGGGCACGTCGCACACGAACTTCCTCTCGTTAGTGTGCTTCTTCTGGTGCCTCTTAAGCTTACTGGACGACGAGAAGGCCCACTGGCAGCCCTGAAACGTGCACAGATATGGCTTGCAGCCGGTGTGGGAACGCGTGTGCGCCTTGAGCCTGCATGGCTTGTCAAACACCTTCCCGCAGCCCGGCCACGAGCATTTCACGTCCACCTCCTTGTAGCTATGACATCTCTGATGCGAGGTCAGCGCGTTGCTGCTGTAGTACCGTTTCCCACAGCCCTCGTGCTTGCAGACGTAGGGTGCGTGACTCTGGTCGTGGGACTTCATGTGCAGCTCCAGGGCCCGTTTCGTTTGAAACTTCTCCTGGCAATCCGGGACCTGGCATACTATCCTGTTCGGCCGACTGTGCAGCTTCGCGTGGCTCCATAAGTTGTAAATCGTTGTAAATCGACGGTTGCAACCCTCTACCTCGCACACATAGTCCTTGCGCTTCAGGTGCGTCTCCTTGTGCCGCTTCAGCTTGAATTCAGAGTAAAAAGCCCAAGCGCAGCCCTCGAAGTcacactgaaattataaaattgattAGAAAAGGCTGAGAGATACACAAGTTCATCCATTGTTTAAAACTAACAGTTTTCAAGCTATGCACAGTGGTTCGAATGCCACAATTAGCtggagaaaattcattttcatacCAACAGATACTAACTGTGTCCAATTGTGTAGAATAACATATCAATGTCCTCTAATCTTAAGATCTTATCATTTATAATGAGATTATAGATTCTAATACAAAGCTGACTTGTGTCCTAACAAATTCAAACCCCAAATAAGCTCAAAACTGTGAAAAAATAATGCCCAGTTTCACGAGTAATCGAACCACTGTGCTCTGGTtcaaacataaaaatattatacgTTATACCTTAAATGGTCTCACTCCGTAGTGAGCTAACAAATGGCCCTTCAAGGCATAAAGCTTGCTAAATTGT
This genomic interval from Halictus rubicundus isolate RS-2024b chromosome 15, iyHalRubi1_principal, whole genome shotgun sequence contains the following:
- the LOC143361316 gene encoding protein rolling stone isoform X3, whose amino-acid sequence is MVNKLWCHDVVQKCFSQKQEPPQARYFTEPVAQRHVATWFLIYRGLIFASWLVIIVCAFFEFGSWNPWIMYDKWPIYLTNWGITLGLAQAFVGLLLTTRRWRQQKTLDFDPRNITLGSIERVYWFLFVVATNTAICVTITYWGGIYDSRIHNPDPLNMMQHLCNSILMLIDFCVTSIPFRLRNIWWCLMIVCLYVLFSLIYYLAGGLDRFGQHFIYRILDWKKPLPTILLCIGEAVFVGVIHSSFCFLERVKYQVYTKIGGNSIDASQLPGAQKQAEVV
- the LOC143361308 gene encoding uncharacterized protein LOC143361308 is translated as MRSCPVLAKQGWRTTHLAGFSFDGGVVALCGPLRSWLRGSQMSRKGAPSVCKSKQIPRIFRNRRGLCSARGGWPHGEVGVAGVSSIGYGDFSLLAAPDEDKREEEVAAANKKGKHKESREDEDDEEEASSTAVRFRERVWIVESNQVVGDRSSVAEPPPIGKTADVETVADIEKWLKTRTESVSSMDLDAIKSGVEEGVDRYLGEELQHAFLGKDPDGLSIDIDLSDKKLNLAYDPLLQELQNEKLLDACEKDGFILPEFQLDHLDPLALSPDDMMVAGEILPSTSAQPTLVPNGDVGEICTESEQNSLITKSIASDEQESRKSTVVVDDIGVVETSNKEACVKRKDSDLSDSTNLYIEDLEVENAVHELQSEKLEDNENAIIDQLKSKTKVKLEPRIIKKRRRIPGTEKKLENEIKISGQDFIDTEDGVMAVVAISTDKISNMTQIVINTGTEEQIYQGKTSELIEATGNFPKLPKLDTSASWSSSIEQNDNPINHEMVISNALEELGITDDNLQPVSITEHGKVWACPRDDCCRQFSKLYALKGHLLAHYGVRPFKCDFEGCAWAFYSEFKLKRHKETHLKRKDYVCEVEGCNRRFTTIYNLWSHAKLHSRPNRIVCQVPDCQEKFQTKRALELHMKSHDQSHAPYVCKHEGCGKRYYSSNALTSHQRCHSYKEVDVKCSWPGCGKVFDKPCRLKAHTRSHTGCKPYLCTFQGCQWAFSSSSKLKRHQKKHTNERKFVCDVPTCGKAFMRSEHLKEHRLTHKEGRYFQCFLCNAKFSAKSSLYVHIKKHQVKEETDGGSQDTTMNGQKRGKLKDMQSSRMNPVVKSRRKSSTELNAATASINPPIGENLEPVDDGSMNNNENQIKVEPVPQQDQPKTLYHCPVETCTKSYTTKATLRAHMLKVHGTPVEECDKSSNAVAGSPVYNMDYILYTAPSVSEPADQMIMVAPCDAVILSASNDEADRSLPEPEPPPLTTTTKTVAEPSANVASQLAQQVRKDQGSARTDLTFSDVWKLKTNGAVLDSDVGASDVVLGASDFEEGLLLTEELPSMYYQDDVVGTEYQVLLLDSVPPESTINLRGLE